The following nucleotide sequence is from Candidatus Thermoplasmatota archaeon.
ACGGCATGGGTGACGGGGCGGAGGTGGCGGCCGGGAGGGACCCGCTGACCGCCGATGAGGAGGGGAAAGAGGTGAAGCCCCTGGCGGAGGAGCTCTGGTGGGTGTTCCTGCTGTTCGCGGTGGTGTTCCTCGCCGCTCTCGTGCTGCTGGTTCTCATGGGGTGGATGAGAAGGAGGCCTGAGGAACCCGCCGAAGAGGACGAAAGGGCGCCGCCGGAAGAGTCCGAGTGAGAATGCGCAGGCGGCTCTGAAATCGTTTTGGCGAAAGGGCCGCACCCCGCGTGGCATTGAGCGCATGACAGCGATGGAGGGAAATGGGTGGCCCCCTTGGCGATTCCCGGCTGGCACCGTCAGACAACGGCGCTAGGTCTCGTCCTCGTCCTCCAGGACGTCCTCGGCTTCGTCCTCCAAGACGTCTTCCTCTTCGGGAGCCTTCTCTGGGCGCAGTCGCTTCTGTAAGAGCATACCGATCAGGAGCCCGACCACGAGGCCAATCAATAGACCGAGCGGGAGATACGTGACCCATTCGGCGGGTCTTTCCCCAGCCTCCTCGATCGCGTCCACTGTGAGCGTGAATGCCAGGTTGTCGACCGTCAGGGAGACATTGCAGATGCCGCCGCTGTCAGGCGTGAATGTCGTGTGCTCCCCTGTGGTCGCTGAAAGGCTTCCAGAACCCTCGGTCACCTCCCACACGTATGAGAGGTCGCCAATCCGATTCCCGTACTCGTCGTATCCCTGAGCCATGAAGAACACGGAATCGCCGACTCTTACCGTCGCGCCCGGGGGATCGACCTCGACATGGTGCAGGGGTCCTGGCGTGACGTAGAGCTCCGCATCGGCAGTAGCCCCGCCAGATTTCGCGGTCACGATGCCATATCCTGCCCATGGCCCTGCAGTGAGCAGGCCGTTCTCGAAGGAGGCACATCCTTCATGAACGCTCCACTCCACGTCCGGGTCGGGAATGAGATTGCCGTAGACGTCCCAGACCTCGGCTTCGTAGAGCTGCTGGTCGTCCACTGAGAGGGTGATGTTGGCAGGGGTGATGGTCATGTCATAGGGATCGCCAGGCAGTACACTGAGGTCTGCAGAGCCCGTGATGCCCTCGGTCGCAGCAGTGACCTGTCCCGAGGCCACGGACTGACCGGCGAGGAACACCCCGCCTTGGTCTATGCTCCCGATGCCCGCATCGACCGACCAAGTGAATGTCACCTCCTCGAGTTCATTGTCATGCTGATCATAAGCGGTAGCTGTGAACTGGAAGCTTTCGTCCACCTGCAGGGACACGACGGTCGGCATAACGAGCACGTACGTGGCGGGTCCCGGTGTCACGAAGACCGTCGCCCTTCCCTCGTGCATTCCGGACGTGACGATGACCTCGCCCTGCTGGGCCGTTGTCCCGGCGGTGAAGAGGCCGTCTGACGTTATGGCCCCGATCCCTCCGGCTACGGACCAGGTTAAGGTTAGCCCGACGATCTTGTTGCCGAAGGGGTCGTAGGCGGTTGGCGAGAACTGCATCTGCTGTCCCACCTCCACACGTGTCGAGAATGGCGATGGAATGATCTGGTCGAGCGCGCCTGGGACGACATCCAGAAGCGTCGCAGCGAGCCCAAGCTGGCAGTATACGTTGATGGAGTAGCTTCCCGCTCTCGGGTCGGAGTAGTCGAAGGACGCCGAGCTTTCCCCTGAACTGATGGTGACCGTCGTTATCTGAGAGGGACCGCCCGTTTCGAGGAAGTAACCTGTTGAGGACGATGTCAAGAGGATCATATCTAACGCCTCTCCGACCGGGATTGGCTCACCGGAGGAATCGACGACGGTGACCTCGAAAGCGCCCCTCTCGCCTGCAACGAGGGTTGGGGGCGCCACCGTCAGCACGATGCCCGAGGCGGTGCGGAGCTGGAACTCAACGTCGGGTGTCACAGGCGGGGACTCCTCATTCCCCATGAGGTCGGTGGCTATCGTGTAGAGGCGGTAGAAGCCTTCCCCATCTGGGCAACTGAAGAAGAGGCCTCCGCTGCTCTCGGTGCCCGTGATGCTCAGTTCCTGGTAGAGAGTCCACTGTCCGAAGGTGAGGTTGTCGGAGCTGAAGCTGTAGTGGAGCGAGATCATATCGAGACCCTCCGTCGGTTGAGGATCCGATGCGTAGTAGGATATCATGAGAGGCTCGTCCTGGAGGTATGGAACCTGGAGGGCGTACGAGGACGGGGCGGTCGTGTCGGGAGGCTCGAACTCGGTGTGCACGTAGAATGCCGTGTTATTGATGAAGCCCATGTCCAGGAGCTCCTGGGCGGCGTCGTAGAGGTAGAGCTCGACCTGGAAGCTGCCGTCGTAACCGGTTCCGTATATCTCTGGACCGTCGAACTGCAGCATCACTGACCGAAGGCCCGCTGTCAGATTCGTGCGGTTGGTCACCCCGTCGATCCAGTTGCCGTCCCACGTGTAGAGGAGCGCGTCGATCTCATAGTCACCCTCCTCGACGACGAGCACCGACGCCTCAATGACAAGATATTCGTACAGGCCATTCGGCGGGACATCCGTGTCCAGACCGTAGTCGCTGTGCGGTGGCTGGAAGAAGGCTGCCCTCGGCTCGAACTCCGTGTAGCTGTAGGCCCCCGTTATGAAGACGTCGCTGCCGATGAACGCGAAAGTTTCATTGTAGAGGCTCATGTAGACCCTGTACGGGCCGTCGGCGAACATGTCCCTGATGACCGAGCCGTCGAAGTGCAATTCGATGGAGTGGAAGCCTGGGCCCAAATCATCTGTGAACCAGTAGTCGTCCAGGTGTATCGAAGGGCTCAGATCGCGGAGATTGGCCACGAGCGTGTAGTTGCCTGCGAAATTGACAGTGATGTTCGCCAGCACGACGAGGTCATCGAAGTAGCCGTTCGGCGGCATGTCGGTGTCCAGCCCGTAGTCGTAATACGGCGGAGTGAACTCCGCTTCTCGGGGTTCGAAGTCCGTGGCCAGATAGGGGGATGTCAGATAGCTGTCGCGATCCTGCATGGTCCAGTTGTAGTCCTGGATGTACATCTCGGCCAGATAGGGTCCGTCGATGCCAATATCGTAGAGGTAGCGGCCCCAGAAGTAGACCTCGATGATCTGCGGCCCGACATCGAGCCACGTGTAATTCCCGACCCAGTCGATTGGGATCGTTCCGGTCTGATCGAACAGCTCGATATACACACCATAGTCCCCCGCCACGGAGACGTTGACTGAGGCATTGATGATCAGGAAGTCGTAGTGTCCGTTCGGCGGGATGTCCGTGTCCAGGCCGTAATCCGAGTGCGGCGGGGCGAAGGAAGCGTTCGGCATCTGGAAGTCGGTGTGCAGATAGGGGGAAGTGAAATGAACATCAGAGTCCAAGTGGTTCCATCCACTATCCCAGAGCGTCAATTCCACCAGGTACGGTCCATCGATCCCGTAGGCCCGAATCGGGATTCCTTCGAAGCTCACATTGACGGTGTTGAGGCCCGCAGGAAGGGTCAGACCCTCAAAATAGTGGTCGATGTATGCGGTTCCAGAGAAATCCCAAAGGTCGGCGCCTATGTAGAAATCCCCAGCCATCGTGACGTTTATCATCACGTCCACGATGAGCTCGTTGTACAGACCATCGGGCGGCATGTCGGTGTCCAGGCCATGATCGGAGTGCGGCGGTTGGAAGAAGGCGGGATCGGGCTGGAACTCCAGGTAGCTGTACGCGCTGGTCAAGTAGATGTCGCGATCGATGACGCTGATGTTCGACTGGTACAGCTCCATGTCGACCATGTAGGGTCCGTCGATCCCCATGTCTCGGATGTATCTGCCGTAGAACCAGAGCTCCAGAGTCGTGTTGAGGCCGGGAGATAAGAAGTCGCTGGCATACGCCCAATCGATGATATGGAGACCGGAGGGGTCCATGAGCATTGCATCGACCTGGTAGACGCCCGCCTCGATGACGGTGAGGTTCACCTCAACGACCAGGTAGTCGTAGTAACCGTCGGGCGGGAAAGCGTCCACGCCGTAGTCGGAATGCGGCGGGGAGAACGAGGCGCCTGGAGGGTCGAATTCAGTGTGGTTGTACGGAGCCGTCAGGTGAGTATCGTTCCCGATGAACATCCCGCTGTCACTAAGTTCCATGCGGACGATGTAGGGCCCGTCCATTCCGGAGGCGCGGATCGCCACACCGTTGAAAGTGATGTTGAGCATCTCGATTCCAGGCGTGAGTGAACCACTATCCATATCCCAGTCGATCTCAGTCACGCCGAGCGAGTCATATAGAGTCGCGTAGACGCTGTACCACCCTGAGACCGAGACATTGAGGAACACGTTCAGAACCAGCCGGTCATAGTAGCCATCCGGCGGGAGGTCTTCATCAACAGCATAGTCGAAGTGCGGCGGGAAGAACTTCGCCCCGGGGGGCTGGAACTCGTCATGCATGTACGCGGCGGTCGTGTGCCTGTCCACATCTAAGAGTTCGAATCGCGGGCTGTAGAGCATCATCTGAACCATGTACGGTCCGTCGATGCCCGAGACCCGAATGCTGGTGCCTGAGAACGTGAGGTTGAAGGTCGAGATCCCGACAGGCAGGAAGGGAAACTCCCACGCGAGGTCGATGATCACCATGCCGGATCCGTCTGAGAGGTACGCATTGATCTGATAGGATTCTTCCTCGGAGACGTTAACCCTGACCGCAACAACGAGGTCGTTGTAGTAGCCGTCAGGAGGTACGTCCGTATCGAGGCCGTAGTCCGAGTGCGGGGGCTCAAAGACCGCCCCTGGGAGGTCGAAGTCAGTGTTCAGATACGGCGTCGTCACGTAGGTGTCATTATCGATGAACTTGTAGGATGCGTGTGCGGCGAGTTCCACGAGATAGGGTCCATCGATGCCCGATGAGCGGATCTCATGTCCTGGGAATGGCAGCGCAACAGTGTTGTTGCCTGCGAGGAGCTGTTCCAAGACTCCGCCAAAGGAGATCTCGGTTGTCTTGGTCAGGTCGAACAGGACGCCCACGATGATGTATTCACCAGGTACCACCGCATACAGGCTCACATTCACCTGAAGAGTGTTGTACAAGCCGTTCGCGGGCACATCGTCGTCCACAGCCGTGTCTGTGTGCGGAGGGTTGAACCAGGCATCGGGGATTTCCGTGTGAAGCTCCACGTGGGCGCTGACGCTTTGGTTCGCGGTTGAGGTGAAGTTCAAGAGCGCTACGTCCGCTCCCGTCCCCGGCGGGACCTCCACCATAGCGGTTACGTCCACCGAACCGCCGGAGGGAATCGAGCCTGTGTCGTTGAGGCCTGAGCCGGTGTTGTCCACAAGTGGATTGGTGCCAGCTGCGTCGAACATCGTGACGTTCCAGGTCGATGTGACATTGATGTCGAAGATGTCGGCACCGCTGGTTCCCTCGTTCTTGACCGTCATCCTGTACCAGACGAAGGATGAGGGCGGACTCGTCCTCCTCTGGAGAGAGGGGATGACCTCCACATCGACGACCCCGGCGGGAGTATCAAGGAACAGGGTACCGAAGGCCTCGAGCTGAGGCCTGTAGATGAAGAACGTTGGCCAGGTGTCATAGAGAAATGATGCCTCATCATCGACAACACCAGGGGCGGCCTCACTGAGACCCGCGAAGCCGATGGACTCTCCGGGGGAAACGCCCAGAAGTGCGAGGGGGATGGATATCTCGTACATCACGTGATCCAAAGGCTGTGAAGGGCTCGGACCGAAGCCCATGGCCCCTGCCAGACCAGTGTGGTTGGGCAGGCCCGGGTCGAAGGGCGAATCCTCCAGGAGCCAGAAACCCATCGCGTCATAGACGTAGTGAGCGGAGCCGTCATATACTGCACTCAGAACGAACTGGTCCTCTCGTCCTGGGGTGGCCACACCATCGCTGTTGGTATCGAAGGAGAATGAGGCTGCATCCCTCGCACCGGGGGTAAGGTCTCCCACGACGTCGTAGGACAGGTACAGGAAGCTGGCATCGTTCATCGCCAGCATGCGGGCTGGGATCATGTTGCCAGGGATATCGATCAGGTCGATCACCGTGGCGTTGTCCCACTCGCCGATCGTGATGTTCCCGTCGATGGCTGGCGGGGCTCCAGTCCAATTGGAATCCATAGAGGCAGGATAAGAGGCTCGCGCGCTCGGGAAGAACGATAGAACGGAGATCAGAAGAACCGCACACAGGACACCCACGAGTGTCCTTCTCAATCCAAAATGGTCATTTGACACAGTCACACCTCCACCGTTTTCTCAACAGACTAGGCGTATAATAATCTTTTCCCGCCAACCCTGCCCCTTCAGCCGTTGCGCACAACCAAAGTCGCGTCTGTGGAGACCTTCATCCAATATCCCTGTCCCGCCCGAAGAAAATCGGAGTCCTGCAGCACCCGCAGGAAGTGCGGCGGGGCGGTGGGGTCGAAGCCCTCCACCCGCTCGACGGGCAGCTCTGCCTTCAGGTCACCCACGGTGTAAGAGATGTTGAATGAGGGATATCCGATGAGGTTCCATCCGCTCCGCAGATGGATCGCCGTTTGAGCGGGAACGATACCCGCCACGGTGAGGTTGCACTCCTCGGTCGCGTTCACCCACAGACCCATCGTGTGGTTGAGATTCGCTAATCCTCCGTATTCCTTGGCCGTCATGTGCCACTGCCATTCCCCGCTCGAGGAATCGTAGGACCAGATCTTGTCGTACTTGACCGTCTGCAGCACTCGTTCAATGGATTCGTTGGACTGCACGAGCGGGACCGAGACCAGAACCGGGCCCTGGACGACCTGGCGGGTGAACTTGGCGGCCTGCATGTCCGCGCACATCTTGCCCCCCGAGAAGCTCCTCGCGCAGACCAAGAAGAAGTACGTACCGGGGTTGCCCTCACCGGCCATGAGTTCCGTGTAGCTGTGCTCGCCAGTAGGAATGCTAGCCCTGAAAGGGTATGTCAATCCAGAAGGGTCATACCACCCGCCCCGGTAGATCTCGTAGCTCTCCACGAGGCCCAGGGCCTCATCGGACGACGCGTCCCAGGACACGGTCACATCGGTGAGACCCGCGCCGCTCAGGCATGCACTTATGTTCCGCGGCGGCGAAGGGTCGTACGTGCAGGACTCGATGAGCGGGTACCTGTCCGCACTGTCGAGATCGATGACTCGCGCGGTGTCCACGATGCAGTCGGACCCCGGTATGTCCTGGTCCGGACCCTTGTAGCCGTCCGGGCTTTCGTGATCGGACCAGTAGTTCCCGCCCGACGGGTATCCGTTGTCCCATTCGTTATCCGCGCGGTCGTCATACGCCTGCTTGTTGTTGTACCGGAGCTTGTTGTGGAATATCCTGTTGCCCTGCGACGATTCCAGCCTGACACCGTAGCTGTCGAGCCAATCGCCGTTGGACGTGACGACATTCCGTGTGATCGTGTTGTTGTCCGAGTCGAAGAGCCGGAGACCGTCGCCGCCGAACCCATACACTTGGTTGTCCTCCAGGGAGCTGCGTTGGGCGTGCATCAAGCTGATACCGATCGTGGTGAAGGACGAGAGGTGGCCTTCGATGTGGTTGTTGGCTATCCGGTTGTCATATCCACTGACCTCGATGCCGCTCCCGAACGTGGTCATGGAATTGTTGGCCAGGAGGTTGCGCGAGCCGCCGAGGATGACGCAGGTCTCCCAGCAGCCGAGCATCGAGTTGTTCGCGATGGTATTGTCGTTGCCCGTGATGTCGACGGCGAAGTGGTTCTCCCAGCCCCCGCCTGGGAAGAAGTCGTTCTCCAGGATGACGTTGCCGTGGGAGGAGACCGTGCGGATGCAGGTATGGTGGTGCTGGGCCAGCTCGTTCCTGTAGATCGTGTTGTTGTTCGATTCCACGAGGTCGATGCCGTACCAGTGCGAGTAGAGGCGATTGCGGGCGAAGGTGTTCCCGTCGGATTGCACGACAGATATGCCGTCGGTCCAATCGGACATCCAGGGACGGAGCTCGTTGTCAACGATGGTGTTGTTGTGCGAGCCTGAGAGCTCGACAGCGACCACTTGGTGGTCCTGAACAGAATTATTGGCGAGG
It contains:
- a CDS encoding right-handed parallel beta-helix repeat-containing protein, encoding LANNSVQDHQVVAVELSGSHNNTIVDNELRPWMSDWTDGISVVQSDGNTFARNRLYSHWYGIDLVESNNNTIYRNELAQHHHTCIRTVSSHGNVILENDFFPGGGWENHFAVDITGNDNTIANNSMLGCWETCVILGGSRNLLANNSMTTFGSGIEVSGYDNRIANNHIEGHLSSFTTIGISLMHAQRSSLEDNQVYGFGGDGLRLFDSDNNTITRNVVTSNGDWLDSYGVRLESSQGNRIFHNKLRYNNKQAYDDRADNEWDNGYPSGGNYWSDHESPDGYKGPDQDIPGSDCIVDTARVIDLDSADRYPLIESCTYDPSPPRNISACLSGAGLTDVTVSWDASSDEALGLVESYEIYRGGWYDPSGLTYPFRASIPTGEHSYTELMAGEGNPGTYFFLVCARSFSGGKMCADMQAAKFTRQVVQGPVLVSVPLVQSNESIERVLQTVKYDKIWSYDSSSGEWQWHMTAKEYGGLANLNHTMGLWVNATEECNLTVAGIVPAQTAIHLRSGWNLIGYPSFNISYTVGDLKAELPVERVEGFDPTAPPHFLRVLQDSDFLRAGQGYWMKVSTDATLVVRNG